A portion of the Cryptomeria japonica chromosome 5, Sugi_1.0, whole genome shotgun sequence genome contains these proteins:
- the LOC131072239 gene encoding protein ARABIDILLO 2-like, with the protein MREMSEPHSEDKITFKDNCWQESLHLLSIVIAEIVLVKSFRGKWNIIKNKLQLLIEEFTHIANLPDSVLTPTYTEVLKAILNTLNETRDLIKMCVDVELCIGKLQLQSNLDCLAIKLNQHLQDCKSVMKSEIMRESAICCTSRELLGLIEFGNIESKQRALDSLLSLMQQDEKYVYIVAGHNSAPVISHLLNSELTEIQEKAAAAVCRLAQADSFEHLLVREGILPRLVRLLKTGESVVIEKASLVLQALSFTPEIARSLGTICGVLALVDVCRYGTPAAQTAAAGTLTNLASVEDLRQHFLQGNAIPALIRLTTSGTTLARQHAADCLQNLVSTDDNLSSFIAKGGGIHALMFFWDGDSTPRAQEIAIGALKNILSCRANSDLLIASGFIPRLVSALNCVEIPTLKQVAAVAIYELATSMESRKALGEAGCIPPLVKMIEAENSSEVEQEAAAQALSVLLFFDGNRRIFKREVNGILGTVQLLNASSLNADKKYPISILLSVSDNAKCKREIVEAGACVYLKELAEMKVSGAKELLERLERDKFWNKFSRVLNCRSRF; encoded by the coding sequence ATGAGAGAAATGTCAGAACCTCACAGTGAAGACAAAATAACCTTTAAAGATAATTGTTGGCAAGAATCTCTGCATCTTCTATCGATTGTTATAGCAGAAATTGTTTTGGTTAAAAGCTTTAGAGGAAAGTGGAATATTATTAAGAACAAATTGCAGCTTCTTATAGAAGAATTTACACATATTGCAAATCTTCCAGATTCTGTTCTTACCCCAACATACACAGAGGTTCTGAAGGCCATTTTAAATACACTAAATGAAACACGGGATCTTATTAAAATGTGTGTTGATGTAGAGCTCTGCATTGGAAAGCTGCAACTGCAAAGCAATCTCGATTGTCTAGCCATAAAACTGAACCAGCACCTTCAAGACTGCAAATCTGTAATGAAAAGTGAAATTATGCGAGAGTCTGCAATATGCTGCACTAGCAGAGAACTTCTAGGGCTTATAGAATTCGGAAATATAGAGTCCAAACAAAGGGCTTTGGATTCTTTATTATCTTTGATGCAACAAGATGAGAAATATGTCTATATTGTTGCAGGCCATAACAGTGCACCTGTCATATCTCATTTATTGAACTCTGAGTTAACTGAAATCCAAGAGAAAGCTGCAGCTGCTGTCTGCAGGCTTGCACAAGCTGACAGCTTTGAACATTTGCTGGTTAGAGAAGGGATTCTGCCCCGTTTGGTAAGGCTTTTAAAGACAGGGGAATCAGTTGTAATAGAAAAAGCTTCTTTAGTTCTTCAAGCTTTGAGTTTCACACCTGAAATTGCGAGGTCATTAGGAACGATCTGTGGCGTGTTAGCTCTGGTTGATGTTTGTCGATATGGAACTCCTGCTGCCCAAACAGCTGCTGCAGGGACTCTTACCAACCTTGCGAGTGTCGAAGACTTAAGGCAACATTTTCTTCAGGGAAATGCCATACCTGCCTTAATAAGGCTGACTACTTCAGGCACAACCCTTGCACGACAACACGCAGCTGATTGTTTGCAAAATTTGGTATCTACTGATGATAATCTAAGCTCATTTATAGCTAAAGGCGGTGGAATTCATGCTCTGATGTTCTTCTGGGATGGAGATTCAACACCTAGAGCCCAAGAAATTGCAATTGGAGCACTGAAAAATATTTTGAGTTGCAGGGCAAATTCTGATCTACTCATTGCTTCTGGATTTATTCCCAGGCTTGTAAGTGCTTTAAACTGTGTTGAAATTCCAACTTTGAAACAAGTCGCAGCTGTTGCTATTTATGAGTTAGCTACTTCAATGGAAAGTAGAAAAGCACTTGGAGAAGCTGGTTGCATTCCTCCACTAGTGAAAATGATTGAAGCCGAGAATAGCTCTGAAGTTGAACAGGAAGCAGCAGCGCAGGCTCTGTCTGTTCTACTCTTCTTTGATGGCAACAGGAGAATATTCAAAAGGGAAGTAAACGGCATCTTAGGAACAGTGCAACTCCTTAATGCGTCAAGCCTAAATGCAGACAAGAAATACCCAATCTCAATTCTTCTTAGTGTTTCCGACAATGCTAAGTGCAAGAGGGAGATAGTAGAAGCTGGAGCATGCGTTTACTTGAAAGAACTCGCAGAAATGAAGGTAAGTGGTGCAAAGGAACTTCTTGAACGTTTAGAAAGAGACAAGTTCTGGAATAAATTTAGCAGGGTCTTGAATTGTAGATCGAGGTTTTAA